A portion of the Leptospira inadai serovar Lyme str. 10 genome contains these proteins:
- a CDS encoding carboxyl transferase domain-containing protein, translating into MNSEEKIDIGNTFDFSDIESFRDLFRTKNKRLSNTVRNRREREGRLQKVLIANRGEIAKRFFLALHEEGIRSVAVVADQDRGQSWFEFADEVIYIGEAKNYANIPAICAAVLESGANAVYPGYGFLSENYRFVDRLREIEKFYGHEIIFMGPKASVMRSVGNKLDARNLAIQNGIPLFQGSGSISGLEEAESEAKRIGFPVILKLDAGGGGKGMIVMRSIEELPPAIESAVRIGRNSYGNDTFYLEKYIEHPAHFEVQIFNGVAVGIRKCAVQRRNQKIIEESGESFLPPNTQLQLLSSAEKLASISGYSERCGAGTVEFLLDRQTGQFGFLEMNTRLQVEYAVTDQSLGIDLAKWQIFLFDEREQKIPYHSVLRMRFRERDHSIQCRIYAEDPYQNYSPSPGKIRELELPTFNGIRCDFGFKKGDVIPGDFDPMIGKLVSFGKDRSEALLRMERALSELYLSGITSNIEQLLSVVRHHRFIEGDYDNRLLEEYPELTATDHSLFEESVIFACISETLKNEGESVSDVFRKRDLTKILYSYDSKESPYHYKVWIDETSYHIFLLRIGLREFLIGGDSLPTRKIEVSRSSPDGRQFLAESKGRSVSVRIDAKPNFHLIRFSDSSGKLHYSRLRIASEDQKERGDEQGVLRSPFQGTFVKLFEDPRTKKTWSEGSVIKQGDPLLVISAMKMETILKSPADGVVSYLIENGNLSKLVRGATAAGQVLGKSFSEGEVLAKIRSEIRTEEITSGSSTGIDRSISADRSIMEQWNKISKAAEDQHSLIHAQTLETGKQRKELLRILYSLILGFSSGSETEAKIANLFSSMDVSRIGKESKEAEEWAELPAVLLKYVVLLRRLFSSDFGSSHSHFGELQRSLLNWDTEGFKPYKGTSRLLSRAFSFYEVKPWVSFRRLKEQGEAFYFILIAYKNLMNYSKLYSNILEKLSSFLPTSKLVNLHLHELLALEERERDPMFEAIVRRILSVRKTSDFNAPEGVRTLSKRNISKYIRFMKNPWTLVSDSSANESGSIPSFNDTLPLIPENISERMGSTLLSKLEYWKGLGKISRLESRTENKFLYSFKMKNKMEYILFAFFPARALTREWNELDQAFHFPELESQAISGAALLRAADRIRRAASFRMELIVSESEALSNARRIDPSEYYETLNQTASSMMEFFLQGTFSSLTLEISDVNAIHNKRYSFFFRDGKLRIDSLGRDDFRFPYAEVCDSKDRKLYEKGKWPLERWVEETFDPGSFEEVLVPGLDFEEKGDPDSSERIPIGAKIYIGSIAGNEAVFFLKDSRIAGGATGDKEGKKYLAGAYIAYRKDVPFYVWNDGAGANIKEGMVSLNRAAEGFFINALLAHRSSAGEFQAAIRSHNDLEVRKLCERLEKAQNLGFRAYQSEDRPKFCFVVAVGVGSSTGLDVYGSSQASLQVLLDEEQSYRVLTGAAVIESVTGETFTNYEIGGAKIMGRGTGTVDFVANDKLHLISYIRKIQSILHEVEDCSKILKIKNIRKNKNLNLATEILSESELRSVSDSGEFLPIKANYSGSESLVAGIFRFGGMPITVLGPRTEFGFHSFAALVKAKETLRIARKTGTGLLLIYGKKWFRSEYIEDSESFRVRKDFQKSLQEFAAPLVHIVKDTSGISLTELSSIGDVWILVRPKRQKNRGNEEAFRQSSEMEKAATIVVDTDEEAYYKAASVFRLIHYRTIMDSGSAPKKPALPEDSAKSYDMRQFLAESILDSDSFVEFYESDPGTSLVTGLGRISGRTVGIIADQPKDGGAPDAYGTDKFRVFMEFLNKFDIPLVMLSDAPGFVPGTKQERLRIQQIGGESLDVNVLSQNPVVSIVLRQNYGGRQIHAFSGFLRPGISYYSWRSGTLAVMGAFSAFDLFQGAKVAKLREEGKTLEIENLRKEFLDSFKQKAQASSDAFKSGVLDGVFESLSELRSVILDGLDSAREKRKSWMEQKNRRSLGEVFSKSDLRVIKRT; encoded by the coding sequence ATGAATAGTGAAGAAAAGATAGATATAGGCAATACATTCGATTTTTCTGATATAGAATCCTTTCGCGACTTATTCAGAACTAAGAATAAACGCTTATCGAATACCGTCCGAAACCGCAGAGAACGGGAAGGAAGGCTTCAAAAAGTCCTTATCGCAAACAGAGGGGAGATCGCTAAACGATTCTTTTTGGCTTTGCATGAGGAGGGAATTCGATCCGTTGCGGTGGTTGCGGATCAGGATCGCGGGCAGTCTTGGTTTGAATTTGCGGACGAAGTGATCTATATAGGAGAGGCCAAGAATTACGCGAATATTCCGGCGATTTGCGCTGCCGTTTTGGAAAGCGGTGCAAACGCCGTTTATCCGGGATACGGTTTCCTCTCCGAAAACTATCGATTTGTGGACCGTTTGCGCGAGATTGAAAAATTCTACGGGCATGAAATTATTTTCATGGGTCCTAAAGCATCCGTTATGCGAAGCGTCGGAAACAAACTGGATGCACGAAACCTAGCGATTCAAAATGGAATTCCTCTTTTTCAGGGATCCGGTTCGATATCCGGTTTGGAAGAAGCGGAATCGGAAGCGAAGCGGATCGGTTTTCCGGTAATCTTGAAATTAGATGCCGGGGGAGGCGGAAAAGGAATGATCGTGATGCGTTCGATCGAAGAGCTTCCGCCGGCAATCGAGAGCGCCGTTCGCATCGGTAGGAATTCCTACGGAAATGATACTTTCTATTTAGAAAAATATATCGAGCATCCCGCGCATTTTGAAGTGCAGATATTCAACGGTGTCGCGGTCGGTATAAGGAAATGCGCCGTTCAAAGAAGGAACCAAAAGATCATCGAAGAATCGGGAGAATCTTTTTTACCTCCTAACACTCAATTGCAGCTACTCTCGAGCGCGGAAAAGTTGGCGAGTATCTCCGGTTATTCCGAACGTTGCGGTGCAGGAACCGTGGAGTTCCTATTGGATCGGCAGACGGGACAGTTCGGATTTTTGGAAATGAATACGAGGCTGCAAGTCGAGTATGCGGTCACCGATCAATCCTTGGGAATAGATTTAGCCAAATGGCAGATATTCCTCTTCGACGAGAGGGAACAAAAGATTCCCTATCATAGCGTATTACGAATGAGATTTAGGGAACGGGATCATTCCATCCAATGTAGAATCTATGCCGAGGATCCTTATCAAAATTATTCTCCGTCTCCGGGAAAAATTCGAGAACTAGAACTTCCTACGTTTAACGGAATTCGATGCGATTTCGGGTTCAAGAAGGGAGACGTCATACCCGGCGATTTCGATCCGATGATCGGAAAACTCGTATCATTCGGAAAAGATCGTTCCGAGGCTCTTTTGAGGATGGAGCGAGCGTTAAGCGAATTGTATCTTAGCGGGATTACTTCGAATATCGAACAATTACTTTCCGTCGTTCGACATCATCGTTTTATCGAAGGCGACTACGACAATCGCTTACTCGAGGAATATCCCGAATTAACGGCGACGGATCATTCTTTATTCGAGGAGTCGGTTATCTTTGCATGCATAAGCGAAACCTTGAAAAACGAAGGGGAATCGGTTTCGGACGTTTTTAGGAAAAGGGATTTAACAAAAATATTATATTCCTACGACTCGAAAGAATCTCCCTATCATTACAAGGTTTGGATCGATGAAACTTCTTATCATATATTTCTATTGAGGATCGGTTTAAGGGAATTTCTTATAGGAGGAGATTCGTTGCCTACTCGAAAAATAGAGGTTAGTCGCTCCTCGCCGGATGGAAGGCAATTTTTAGCCGAATCGAAAGGAAGGTCCGTGTCCGTTAGAATCGACGCGAAGCCGAATTTCCATTTAATTCGATTTTCCGATTCGAGCGGTAAATTGCATTATTCCCGACTTAGAATAGCATCCGAGGACCAAAAGGAACGCGGCGATGAGCAGGGAGTCTTGCGATCTCCGTTTCAAGGTACGTTCGTAAAACTCTTCGAAGACCCTAGGACCAAAAAAACTTGGTCCGAGGGTAGTGTCATTAAGCAGGGCGATCCTCTTTTAGTTATTTCCGCTATGAAAATGGAGACGATATTGAAGTCTCCGGCTGACGGCGTTGTCAGTTATTTAATTGAAAATGGGAACCTAAGTAAATTGGTCCGAGGTGCAACCGCGGCAGGACAAGTCCTCGGGAAAAGTTTTTCGGAAGGAGAAGTCCTCGCGAAGATTCGTTCGGAGATTCGTACCGAAGAAATCACATCGGGAAGTTCGACGGGAATCGATCGATCCATTTCGGCGGATCGATCGATTATGGAACAATGGAACAAAATTTCCAAAGCGGCCGAAGATCAGCATTCCTTAATTCATGCGCAGACTCTTGAAACGGGAAAACAAAGGAAGGAACTTTTAAGAATTCTATATTCTCTGATATTAGGATTCTCCAGCGGCTCGGAAACCGAAGCAAAAATCGCAAACCTATTTAGTTCGATGGATGTTTCCAGGATAGGAAAGGAGAGTAAGGAAGCGGAAGAATGGGCGGAGTTGCCGGCTGTTTTATTGAAATATGTAGTTCTACTTCGGCGATTATTCTCTTCCGATTTCGGATCCTCTCATTCTCACTTCGGTGAACTACAGAGATCCTTATTAAATTGGGATACCGAAGGATTTAAGCCTTATAAAGGTACGTCAAGATTGCTCTCGCGTGCCTTTTCTTTTTACGAGGTAAAGCCTTGGGTCTCTTTCCGAAGATTGAAAGAACAAGGAGAGGCGTTCTACTTTATATTAATAGCATATAAGAATTTGATGAATTATTCCAAGTTGTACTCGAATATTTTGGAAAAACTATCTTCCTTCTTGCCGACGTCAAAACTTGTGAATCTGCATTTGCACGAACTTCTTGCCCTGGAGGAAAGGGAAAGGGATCCGATGTTCGAAGCGATCGTAAGGAGAATCCTTTCCGTCCGTAAAACCTCCGATTTTAACGCCCCCGAGGGAGTTCGTACGTTATCAAAACGGAATATATCAAAATATATTCGATTTATGAAAAATCCTTGGACTTTGGTATCCGATTCTTCCGCAAACGAAAGCGGATCGATTCCGTCTTTTAACGATACTCTTCCTCTAATCCCTGAGAATATTTCGGAGAGAATGGGCTCTACGCTCTTGAGCAAGCTGGAATACTGGAAGGGTTTGGGAAAAATTTCCAGATTGGAATCAAGGACAGAAAACAAATTCCTGTATTCTTTCAAGATGAAAAACAAAATGGAATACATTTTGTTTGCATTCTTTCCCGCTAGGGCTTTAACGCGAGAATGGAACGAATTAGACCAAGCATTTCATTTTCCCGAATTGGAAAGCCAAGCGATTTCGGGAGCCGCTTTATTGAGAGCCGCGGATCGGATTAGACGAGCCGCCTCGTTTCGTATGGAGCTAATCGTATCCGAGTCAGAAGCACTTTCGAATGCGAGACGGATCGATCCGTCCGAATATTATGAAACTCTAAATCAGACGGCCTCGTCCATGATGGAATTCTTTCTTCAGGGAACGTTCAGTAGTTTAACCCTCGAAATTAGCGACGTTAATGCTATCCATAATAAGAGATATTCCTTCTTTTTTCGGGATGGAAAGTTGCGGATCGATTCGCTCGGCAGGGATGATTTCCGTTTTCCGTATGCCGAAGTTTGCGACTCAAAGGACAGAAAGCTTTATGAAAAAGGAAAATGGCCTTTGGAAAGATGGGTCGAGGAAACCTTTGATCCGGGTAGTTTTGAGGAAGTGTTGGTCCCCGGCCTTGATTTTGAAGAAAAGGGAGATCCCGATTCAAGCGAACGAATTCCGATCGGTGCAAAGATTTATATCGGAAGTATCGCCGGAAACGAAGCCGTTTTCTTTTTAAAGGATTCTCGAATAGCGGGAGGGGCAACGGGAGATAAAGAAGGAAAAAAATATCTAGCCGGGGCTTATATCGCCTATAGAAAAGACGTACCATTTTACGTCTGGAACGACGGGGCTGGGGCGAACATTAAGGAAGGAATGGTTTCCCTAAACAGAGCTGCGGAAGGATTTTTTATCAACGCTCTTCTGGCTCATAGGTCGAGCGCCGGCGAGTTTCAAGCGGCAATCCGTTCGCATAATGATTTAGAAGTTCGGAAATTATGCGAACGGCTGGAGAAGGCGCAAAATTTAGGATTTAGAGCCTACCAATCGGAAGATCGGCCCAAATTCTGTTTTGTAGTTGCAGTAGGTGTCGGCTCTTCCACCGGATTGGACGTATACGGGTCTTCCCAGGCTTCTTTGCAAGTACTTTTGGATGAAGAACAATCGTATCGGGTTTTAACCGGTGCGGCCGTCATCGAATCGGTAACCGGAGAAACGTTTACGAACTACGAGATCGGCGGAGCCAAGATTATGGGTCGAGGAACCGGAACCGTCGATTTTGTGGCAAACGATAAATTACATTTGATCTCCTATATTCGTAAAATTCAGTCGATCCTGCACGAGGTCGAGGATTGTTCCAAAATATTAAAAATTAAGAATATACGAAAAAATAAAAATTTAAACTTAGCGACGGAGATTCTCTCCGAATCGGAGCTGAGGTCGGTATCGGATTCCGGCGAGTTCCTACCGATCAAAGCGAATTATTCCGGCTCCGAATCGTTAGTCGCCGGAATATTTAGATTCGGAGGGATGCCCATTACCGTCTTGGGACCTCGGACCGAATTCGGTTTTCATTCCTTTGCGGCCTTGGTGAAGGCCAAAGAAACGTTGAGAATCGCGCGAAAAACCGGAACGGGTCTGTTGCTCATATACGGCAAAAAATGGTTTCGAAGCGAATACATTGAAGATTCCGAATCGTTCCGAGTTCGTAAGGATTTTCAAAAATCATTACAGGAATTTGCGGCACCTCTCGTGCATATCGTTAAGGATACTTCGGGAATTTCTTTAACGGAACTTTCTTCCATCGGAGACGTTTGGATTCTTGTGCGCCCAAAGCGACAAAAAAACCGCGGGAACGAGGAGGCCTTTCGCCAAAGTTCCGAAATGGAAAAAGCGGCAACGATCGTAGTAGATACCGACGAAGAAGCGTATTATAAAGCCGCTTCCGTTTTCCGATTGATCCATTACAGAACTATAATGGATTCAGGTTCGGCTCCAAAGAAACCCGCATTACCGGAAGATTCCGCAAAATCGTACGACATGCGCCAGTTTTTGGCGGAATCTATTTTGGATTCGGATTCATTCGTGGAATTCTACGAGTCGGATCCCGGGACTAGTCTTGTAACCGGCCTCGGCAGGATATCTGGAAGGACAGTCGGCATTATAGCGGATCAACCTAAGGATGGGGGAGCTCCCGATGCGTACGGGACGGATAAATTCCGAGTCTTTATGGAGTTTTTGAATAAGTTCGATATTCCTCTCGTTATGCTCTCCGATGCACCCGGCTTTGTGCCCGGAACCAAGCAGGAAAGATTGAGAATCCAACAAATCGGCGGCGAATCTTTGGATGTTAACGTGCTTTCGCAAAATCCGGTGGTTTCGATCGTACTTCGGCAAAATTACGGGGGCCGACAGATACATGCTTTCAGCGGATTTTTAAGGCCGGGGATCTCCTATTACTCTTGGCGTTCGGGAACATTAGCGGTAATGGGGGCATTCTCCGCCTTCGATCTATTTCAAGGAGCCAAGGTGGCCAAATTGAGGGAAGAGGGAAAGACTCTCGAGATAGAGAATCTTCGAAAAGAATTTCTGGACTCTTTTAAGCAAAAAGCCCAAGCCTCCAGCGATGCATTCAAATCCGGTGTTTTAGACGGAGTCTTTGAATCTTTGTCCGAATTAAGAAGCGTAATTCTCGATGGGCTGGATTCTGCGAGGGAGAAGAGAAAGTCCTGGATGGAACAAAAAAACCGCAGGTCGCTAGGAGAAGTGTTTTCCAAATCGGACCTTCGAGTTATCAAGCGAACTTGA
- a CDS encoding AMP-dependent synthetase/ligase yields the protein MENLAQLFQESALKFGEKSAFRYKDIQKRSASLSYKELYESGLSLAEALIEIGLEAKENVAILSDNRVEWMITDCATILSGAVSVPRGSDITDSEIEYIINHSQSRIVFVENQRVLEKVIKQKKNIDHEITLILMQSLPERKEALDMYELLSRGRKLREQGSRNVEERVLSLKSEDLFTIIYTSGTTGQPKGVQLTHSNMIFQVSSVSPILEITENDRAISILPIWHIFERFMEYCFLHVGGTTYYSNIPDLKQNLTDFKPTFFGAAPRVWEMICNGILTRMTDPDRTSRLGRILFKLAYTYSEKKNEAKAFFLGNELDLKGRSFFGTILKGIRMTFEYSFFGPFTLSSISFLCATLIPFEYAAKEIKILLYTIGVIGLLFNSFTLDLLVLSKIRRDIVGGFLKTSVSGGGALPNRVDRTLNHLGIRLLEGYGMTETSPVISLRRMDKFVIGSVGHILPKTRLQIRTEKNEVLSEIDENGRFTKGKPGQKGIVFASGPHIMKGYYKNPDITADALNAGWMNTGDIGIVSYNRTLTLAGRAKETIVLRGGENVEPVPIEARLQVSKYISQCMVIGQDQKNLGAIIVPDFESLIAWAKENYIPVDSEQELLRRKQVIDLYRSEIKALNNARSGFKSFEQVTPFLFIVKPFEVGDELTNLLKMKRTTIMEKYKDQIEELYKSGETIRFKSETVL from the coding sequence ATGGAAAACTTGGCTCAATTATTCCAAGAGTCTGCCCTTAAGTTCGGCGAAAAAAGCGCATTTCGATACAAGGATATTCAAAAGAGATCGGCTTCCCTTAGCTATAAAGAACTTTATGAATCCGGGCTAAGTTTAGCCGAAGCGTTGATCGAGATCGGATTGGAAGCGAAGGAGAATGTCGCGATACTTTCGGACAATCGCGTCGAATGGATGATTACGGATTGCGCAACTATTTTATCCGGGGCAGTCAGCGTTCCGCGTGGATCCGATATAACCGATTCTGAAATCGAATATATAATCAATCATAGCCAGAGTAGGATAGTCTTCGTAGAGAATCAAAGAGTATTGGAAAAAGTTATAAAACAAAAAAAGAATATAGATCATGAAATAACGCTAATATTGATGCAATCTCTTCCTGAGCGGAAAGAAGCGCTCGATATGTACGAATTACTAAGTAGAGGCCGAAAATTGCGGGAGCAAGGAAGTCGAAACGTAGAAGAACGGGTCTTGTCCTTAAAATCGGAGGATTTATTCACTATAATTTATACTTCCGGAACCACCGGACAGCCAAAGGGGGTTCAGTTAACCCATTCTAATATGATTTTTCAAGTTAGCTCCGTCTCGCCTATTTTGGAGATAACGGAAAACGATCGAGCCATCTCTATTTTACCTATCTGGCATATCTTTGAACGATTTATGGAATATTGTTTTTTGCACGTCGGCGGAACGACGTATTATTCGAATATTCCGGACTTGAAGCAGAATCTTACGGATTTTAAACCTACGTTTTTCGGTGCGGCACCTAGAGTTTGGGAGATGATCTGCAACGGTATTCTCACTAGAATGACCGATCCTGATCGCACTTCGAGATTGGGCAGAATCTTATTTAAATTGGCTTATACTTATTCCGAAAAGAAAAACGAGGCAAAAGCGTTCTTTCTAGGAAACGAACTGGATTTGAAAGGAAGGAGCTTTTTCGGAACGATTCTAAAAGGGATACGAATGACGTTCGAATATTCGTTTTTCGGTCCTTTTACGCTGTCCTCGATCTCGTTTCTATGCGCTACGTTAATTCCTTTCGAGTATGCGGCAAAAGAGATCAAAATTTTATTATATACGATCGGAGTGATAGGTCTCTTATTCAACAGTTTTACTTTAGATCTGCTCGTACTATCGAAAATACGCAGGGATATAGTCGGAGGATTCTTAAAAACATCCGTTTCAGGCGGAGGAGCATTGCCTAACCGGGTGGATCGAACACTCAATCATTTAGGAATTCGCTTATTGGAAGGATACGGTATGACGGAAACTTCGCCGGTAATATCCCTAAGGAGGATGGACAAATTCGTAATCGGTTCCGTAGGTCATATCCTACCGAAAACTAGACTCCAAATTCGAACCGAAAAGAACGAAGTGTTATCCGAAATAGACGAAAACGGAAGGTTTACGAAAGGAAAACCGGGCCAAAAGGGAATCGTTTTCGCGAGCGGGCCGCATATTATGAAAGGTTATTATAAAAACCCCGACATCACTGCGGATGCTCTGAATGCAGGCTGGATGAATACCGGTGATATTGGAATCGTCAGTTATAATCGCACCTTAACCTTAGCCGGCAGGGCAAAGGAAACGATCGTATTAAGAGGGGGCGAGAATGTGGAGCCGGTTCCGATCGAAGCAAGGTTACAGGTTTCCAAGTATATAAGCCAATGTATGGTAATCGGACAGGATCAGAAAAATCTAGGCGCGATTATAGTTCCCGATTTTGAATCTCTTATCGCTTGGGCTAAGGAGAATTATATTCCCGTCGATTCCGAGCAGGAATTGCTTCGAAGGAAGCAGGTTATAGATTTATATCGCAGCGAAATAAAAGCCCTGAATAACGCGAGAAGCGGCTTCAAATCATTCGAGCAGGTAACTCCATTTTTATTCATAGTTAAACCTTTCGAAGTGGGCGATGAGCTAACGAATCTTCTCAAGATGAAACGTACAACGATAATGGAAAAATACAAGGATCAGATCGAAGAATTATATAAATCGGGGGAAACAATTAGGTTTAAATCCGAAACGGTTCTTTAG
- a CDS encoding SpoIIE family protein phosphatase has protein sequence MEFGYLNFYSFGSILAALFCLYVAFFFLRIKERSQAALHLGIASCFAFFFHFGYTIGFFTLERWGIYHRWIVIPSALLVFAQFSLVFFYFPTPRKEKIGKYIYFLLVSIVVVVEILFILNSRNSVGRFVKGSHYWDFETYSFYMIYSVLVLFFNLLCISLGIWRAVCEKGKERKAVIYMLFAFCIILVIPAVTNALNRNGSISRIVYQQAVDLSFVIGFFLLLVIYLNIAKEKTTILNRIVGISMATFFLVFQIVAYFILIEYELAFDRIQYQEAKLSVATQEKGEGLEYIVSYDVSTRSSNQVFGKSDPISESERRLEANYIHLWNSLNNLEDLPANERLLKSESLLIDSPPEFFAYKAAILGFLSFRKNKAVSNAEMETFLERLSRRLIVLNSQFAHVQDKKDSVRISKLFSSREPGVTEMLNELSIAYRRAMKAGASDEDLRRLIFDATIPIYRDGERMYRGIDSSSMARESKPFRYYVSYYLVNKTTGRLFEAGFDYRIYREYLHYPSLILLLCLISIMFLVVFGFELFFKYALIIPMKEVVSGLQEVYSGNLEYRLVPKVEDEIGFIARSFNHMAESMLSARNSLRNYAENLELKVQERTNELEITLKEVKVLKEQQDGDYFLMSLLLKSLAANRANQGNVKVDFLTDQKKKFKFRNHDSEIGGDISASNRIQLRGKNYTVFLNADAMGKSMQGAGGALVFGAVFEAIIERTKITDSIRNYSPERWLKSTFMELHKVFLSFNGSMLVSSVIGLVDEDAGILYHLNAEHPWTVLYRNDQADFIENDLTFRKLGTEGMNGRVYVKTFQLQPGDVIIAGSDGRDDIHIGLNEAGEKLINDDHTRFLEFVQSGRGNLESIFHLILSEGRLTDDLSLIRISFKEKEMNETNEDAKGLQDDELVLNLIGKAKRNAQEENFDEAISLFRQIETLNGKIPVTKKYLAFLFMRKKLFGEAAHYGEEYLKLHPLDNEMLYFTSFMLRKNGEIERAADLGERLRLREPNHVKNLLNLSRIYLVLKNYDSALAIAMEAFELDSKNERIAKMLDLLKSLGKERTQRNS, from the coding sequence ATGGAATTCGGATATTTAAATTTCTATTCTTTCGGTTCCATTTTGGCCGCTCTCTTTTGCTTGTACGTCGCATTCTTCTTTCTAAGAATCAAAGAGCGGAGCCAAGCCGCACTTCATTTAGGAATCGCATCCTGCTTCGCTTTCTTCTTTCATTTCGGATATACGATCGGTTTTTTCACTTTAGAGCGATGGGGGATCTACCATCGATGGATAGTCATCCCGTCGGCGCTGCTTGTATTCGCTCAGTTTTCCCTAGTCTTCTTTTATTTCCCGACACCAAGAAAGGAAAAGATCGGGAAATACATTTATTTCCTCCTAGTCTCAATCGTCGTAGTCGTGGAGATTCTGTTCATTTTGAATTCCCGCAATTCGGTCGGACGCTTCGTAAAAGGAAGCCATTATTGGGACTTCGAAACATATTCTTTTTACATGATATATTCCGTATTGGTTCTTTTTTTTAACCTTCTTTGCATATCGTTGGGAATTTGGAGGGCTGTCTGCGAGAAAGGGAAAGAGAGGAAAGCCGTAATTTATATGCTTTTCGCATTCTGCATTATTCTCGTCATTCCTGCGGTAACCAATGCATTAAATAGAAACGGTTCCATTTCTAGAATCGTTTATCAACAAGCGGTAGACTTATCCTTCGTAATCGGTTTTTTTCTCCTTTTGGTGATCTATCTTAATATCGCCAAGGAAAAAACCACGATCCTAAATCGTATCGTCGGTATTTCGATGGCAACGTTCTTTCTCGTATTTCAGATAGTAGCGTATTTTATATTAATCGAATACGAACTCGCATTCGATCGGATACAATACCAAGAAGCCAAATTATCGGTCGCGACTCAAGAAAAAGGGGAAGGTCTCGAATATATCGTTTCATATGACGTATCTACCCGAAGTTCGAATCAAGTTTTCGGAAAATCCGATCCGATCTCCGAATCGGAAAGAAGGCTCGAAGCTAATTACATTCATCTTTGGAATTCGCTTAACAACTTGGAGGATCTTCCGGCAAACGAGCGATTACTAAAATCGGAGTCTCTACTAATCGATAGCCCTCCGGAATTTTTCGCATATAAAGCCGCGATTCTGGGATTTCTTTCGTTCCGGAAAAATAAAGCGGTATCGAACGCCGAAATGGAAACTTTTTTAGAACGTCTATCGCGGAGGCTGATCGTATTGAATAGCCAATTCGCTCACGTTCAGGATAAGAAGGACTCGGTTCGTATCTCGAAATTATTTTCCTCGAGAGAGCCGGGCGTTACCGAAATGTTAAACGAACTTTCTATCGCCTATAGACGAGCGATGAAGGCGGGTGCGTCCGACGAGGATTTAAGGCGCCTGATATTCGATGCCACGATCCCGATTTATCGAGATGGAGAACGAATGTATAGAGGGATCGATTCTTCGAGTATGGCCCGAGAAAGTAAGCCGTTTAGATACTATGTATCCTATTATCTTGTAAACAAAACGACCGGCCGACTATTCGAAGCCGGATTCGATTACCGCATTTATAGGGAGTATTTACATTACCCTTCTCTAATTTTACTTCTCTGTCTTATTTCGATAATGTTTCTAGTCGTTTTCGGCTTCGAGCTTTTCTTTAAGTATGCTTTAATTATCCCGATGAAGGAGGTCGTATCCGGTTTACAGGAAGTATATTCCGGTAATCTGGAATATAGACTGGTCCCTAAAGTCGAGGATGAGATAGGATTTATTGCGAGGTCCTTTAATCATATGGCGGAAAGCATGTTATCGGCGAGAAATAGTCTAAGGAACTATGCCGAAAATCTAGAGCTAAAAGTCCAGGAAAGAACGAACGAACTTGAAATAACTTTAAAAGAAGTTAAAGTTCTCAAAGAACAACAGGACGGCGACTATTTTCTGATGTCTCTCCTATTGAAATCCTTAGCCGCTAACCGCGCGAACCAAGGGAATGTGAAAGTCGATTTTTTAACGGATCAAAAAAAGAAATTCAAATTTCGCAATCATGACTCGGAGATCGGAGGGGACATCAGCGCTTCCAATCGAATCCAATTGAGAGGGAAAAACTACACCGTCTTTTTGAATGCGGATGCGATGGGAAAATCGATGCAAGGAGCCGGCGGAGCGCTAGTATTCGGAGCCGTTTTCGAAGCCATCATTGAACGAACGAAAATCACCGATTCGATCCGGAATTATTCGCCTGAAAGATGGCTTAAGAGCACTTTCATGGAACTCCATAAAGTTTTCCTAAGCTTTAACGGCTCCATGCTGGTTTCCTCCGTGATAGGATTGGTCGATGAGGATGCAGGCATACTTTATCATTTAAATGCCGAGCATCCGTGGACGGTCTTGTACAGGAACGATCAAGCAGACTTTATCGAGAACGATTTGACATTCAGAAAATTAGGGACCGAAGGAATGAACGGTCGAGTCTACGTGAAAACATTTCAATTGCAACCGGGAGACGTCATTATCGCAGGTTCCGATGGAAGGGATGATATACATATCGGATTGAATGAAGCGGGTGAAAAATTGATTAACGACGATCATACTCGTTTTCTGGAGTTCGTGCAATCCGGCCGAGGGAATTTGGAAAGTATTTTTCATCTTATTTTATCGGAAGGCCGTTTGACCGACGATCTATCGCTTATAAGAATTTCCTTTAAAGAGAAGGAGATGAATGAAACGAACGAAGACGCCAAAGGATTACAAGACGATGAGCTCGTTTTGAACTTAATCGGTAAGGCTAAGAGAAATGCCCAAGAAGAAAATTTCGATGAAGCGATTTCGCTATTTAGGCAAATCGAGACTTTAAACGGAAAAATTCCGGTTACCAAGAAATATTTGGCCTTTCTATTTATGCGGAAGAAATTATTCGGAGAGGCCGCCCATTATGGCGAAGAATATTTAAAACTCCATCCTTTGGACAATGAAATGTTATATTTCACATCTTTTATGTTACGAAAAAACGGGGAAATTGAAAGGGCCGCGGATTTGGGCGAAAGGCTTCGCCTGCGAGAACCGAATCATGTTAAGAATTTACTCAATCTATCCCGCATATATCTGGTGCTGAAAAATTACGATAGCGCATTAGCAATTGCCATGGAGGCCTTCGAATTGGATTCTAAAAACGAGAGAATCGCAAAAATGTTGGATCTACTTAAGAGTTTAGGAAAAGAGCGAACGCAAAGGAATTCTTAG